From the Melanotaenia boesemani isolate fMelBoe1 chromosome 9, fMelBoe1.pri, whole genome shotgun sequence genome, the window GTTTTGTGGAACACCTCCCCCTagcaattattattttaactgtttgacATGGTTGAAGTGGCTGGTCGGCTTGAGAAAAATGAAGTGAAAGAAAACCTAACCAAAGGAAGATGCAAAAACCACTAGAATTCCCCGTTCAATAAAATCGAGTCCCTctgactatcctggtgtgaatgcgtGCTAACTTTTGAGCTGAAGTTGCAGTTAATCAGTTAAAGTCACTCTGCAGTTAAAGCCATATTAGGCATTAGTACAGCAAATGTGTCAGGTCATTTCAACAAGCCCTGGACACACTACCATACAAATTTCTCAGTCAGCATAGTGGCCAAGGAAGCATGAGGTCAAGCACTTTTTAATTGGATTTATTTGTGTTCCACCAGGTCAAGCTCTGCGCTGTTAGATGAGTCATTACATCTATTCTTGATAAGCTACTTGCGGCGTGTAGTGAACTGTGTAAAGGCATTAATGAGTGAAAGTAGTGTTTGTAtctacaaaataaatcaaaaataatTTTGCAATAATTACATGTCTGAGTAAAAGCCATGGAGAATAGTAGCAAGTTCTGTTCTAGTGCATACAAAATACCATGCACTTGCACAAACCACATGTAAATGTCTGACAGTGACACAGGTTTATCTGCAGGGACAGGTCACACTACTAACCCTCTGGCAGATCATTTTTCCTTTTGGCAGCTCCACAGCCAATCCGAGGTCTGACAGTCGACACTGGCCTTTACTATCCAAAAGCACGTTCTCTGGCTTCATATCACGGTACACGATGTCCATAGAGTGCAGGTGGAGGATGCCAGTGATTATCTGGGCTGTGTAATAAACAACTCGCTCCATACGGATACCCCTCTCCCCTAATTCGTAGATATGAAACTTGAGGTCTCCCCCCGACATCAAGTCCATGACCAGGCACAAGTGGGTTTTGTTTTCATAAGCATAAGCCAGGTTTACAATGAAGAGGCTGTTGACCTTTTCCAGGATCTGCTTCTCCAGAAGGGCCAGCCTCTCGCCGCCTTTCTTCTTCAGACGACTCTTGCTCAGCTTCTTGCAGGCGTACATGTGGCCTGTGTATTTCACCTGCACTGCACACACCTGTTGGACAGAgcaataatatataaaacttaTAGTaacttactgttttttttttcttctattatcTTTATAAAACTGTAtattataaatatgtatatttacGCAACAGCCCATGAGTTGGGAGTTAGGAGTCACTTGAACTAAAGATTCGTTTAATAGCTCATTCATTCAATGCTTCATTTGAGAATTTTCAGGCTTCTTCAAAGCTCAATAAGTTCAGCTTCATGTAATACTTGAATCCATTAAGCAGTTGATTTGTGCACTATTACATGGTTGCAAAGGGTTTTGGTACCTACCTCACCAAACCCACCCCTTCCCAAGGTCCTAAACTCATAGAAGTATTTGTCAGTGATCCTTTGCTTTTCCACCTCTTTCCACTGCAGGAATCTGTAAAAGAAGGGGCTTTTCTGGTACTCCAAGAAAGGTTTTCTCTTTAAGAAGTTTCTTGTGGCATCTCTTATTTGGTCCATCTTTTCCTCATCAAAGTTATTATCTGATAAAGCCCCGCACATCTTAGCATCTTTGCCTGTAAGGTAAGAGAGGAAAGTCTGAGACTCTGGTTGGCAGAACTTTGCAAGTATCCTCTGTTTGACCTTTTCTTTAGTTCCATCCTCAGCAAAGCTCCAGTCACTCAGCTCCTCCAGGAACTCAGCAGCAGCTACGCACTGCAGGTTAGAGGTCAGGAGAAACTGCTGAAACAATTTCCTCCCAATAGGTTGTTCCTCGCAAAGTGACTCATAGGTcttctctgctgcttcctgATGAGCTGAGGACTTCTTTGGCTCGGGCAGTGTCAGGGACACTCGCTGCAGTCTCAGCTCTTTCCAGTCACTCTGTTTATCCTTCTGGTAGGCCGTGTTGGCCACCAAGTTGCCCAGCCCTGCCAGATCAACCATTTTGGATGTATCCTGTGGCATACTGGTAGGTGGCAGATAAACTAAGAACACTTGTTCCTGGCATAACTGAGCACCTCAAGCTCCTGCATCCTGAACAATCTACCTCCTTCATTCCACGCCTGACTGAACCCTGAAGGATTTGCTGGTAACTAAGTGCCTTCGCCTGTATATGTGAGGACGGCAGATAGGCAAAGCAACTTATGTGGTTTGAACTTAAGAGGATTTAGGCTGGGCTATTCTTAGTAGATACTTGCCTGTGTGCAGTGAGTGAGCTGCCATTGTGACATGATAAGGTAAAAGGTCCTATCCCTACCTTAtttcaacttttatttaaatgaacaggTGACAGAGTACACAATAAACCACATCTTAACAGAAACCAGTTAATACCAGTTAGAAGTGCAGCCAGTAGTGATTTGATCTTAGACCATCAAGAGATCATTTTAATACCAGtttcatgagaaaataaatgatgaaatattTAGCATGCAATTGAATCAATATAAATGACTGttattaacaaaaacataataaacaccAGTGTGATTGATAAATATGGGCtttaaaacaacactgaaaGCACTTCTTGTTGACTTCCCCCACATGTAAAAAGGCTGATACCACCTTCAAGTCATTAGATTGATGTCTTAGTCAATTACCCACGAAATTCCACTTGCAATATCCTTTGGCAAGGAATCAAAGTTACATTTTGTGAGCTGGTTGAGACAAGACAGCAGAAAATCCTTATACACATGCTAAAGAAAAATCCAATTATTTAAGTAACTTTCATGAGATTATGTAAATTATCAACAAGGTAACATTTAGCTGCAGAATGCCAGACTTAGCACACATGTAATCAAGGTAGCAGGGCTGTCAACCACTTAGTTCAGTTTTCTAACTGAAGCAGATCAAGAAGTCCAAACCACAACTAGTCATCTTTTTCATCAATGGACCTCATTAACAGACCTCTGGCTTATGGACTAGATACAAAACATatctgaaaagacaaaaaattagTCTACAGATCATTATCTGAATGTAAAAAAGTGCAATCCATTAGAATTTAAAGGTATTTATTTAGGTATTTGCAGTTTTAGATTATTGTTATAGTTTGAAACCAAGTCGCCTCATGGGAGGTCAGTGTGCACTTCCCTACAAAATTAAATACAGTTGTTGTATAACTACACACAATATCACTCTCCACAGTGGCACTTGTTTATAGGAATTATATACCAAGGATATCTGGATTACAGCTATTcacaattctttattttttttaaaaagaaactcacATATTCAAGATGTGCTAAACACTACAACAGACAATAATGTAAAGCCAACATGTGACCGAAACACTGCAATACGTTTCATTGGTCTCTTCATGACTTGTTCCTTTCAGCGACCAAGCTGTGCAGGTTTAACTTTGTCCATCGTCCTCCTATACCAGGACTACTGGAGACATGCAATCGTTACTAGGAGGACCACAAAGGACGCTGCCGGCATCACTGGCAAATCTGTCACCACTTGAGTGCAAACATGAAGTCCACCTGGATGTGATGCTCATTTTCCAATCCTCTGAACCACCCAGTCCTGTTGGCAGAGGGGGCAGCGATTGTTCTGCTTCACCCAAAGGGACATGCAGCAGTTATGGAAGGAGTGGTTGCACTCTCCCCACACAACTGAAAGACAGAGGCAATACATGAACAATGTGATACACTGCAAACAAAACTGTATGACATCAGTGTTTAAAATGTGGATTATTTTCTGGTCTTTGGCTAACTAACTTGAACCATGTAATAATCTTAATGTCAGTTTATCCATGTGCAATACTCTGCCTAACACAGTGAAATTAATACCTTGTGAGATCattaatggagaaaaaaaagattatacagttattattattaagattaTACAATAGATTTGCTTTTATATTAATTTGATTCATGTATAGTACCTGGATAACTAAGAACAATAAGGATCCCTTTAAGTGCTATCACAAGGCTAGTTATTTACTCTGCAAGTCAACCCAGGTTTTACAAATCTGCAtacatgttcaaataaaaagagaggactactatgtaaaaaaaataaggaacTCTGCATGAAAagtaaatttgtgtttggtgaaTTATTGCTGTATTGTACTAATGCATCTTtgcatttctctttatttattgcCCTTTTAAATATCACTGcatttttaaggaaaacacATATGAGCAGCAAAGTTGAGTACCCATTAAAAAAACTTGCATATTTTCACAGGCTTTTCTTGCTGGGCTACTTCATTAATTTAATCTCAAACCTAACCTAATGAACACTGGCATGTGAGGAAATTTAAAAGCTATGAATAAACGTTTCAACATAACCTGATCCTTAATGTTTTATCATTGaattgttactttttttttagtggaGATGAGAAAGATCAAGATCACAATAACTTCTTGGGAGTGCCTTAACCACTGTTTTCTCTTGCAATGCAGCATTTAGTCTTTCTCTAAAAGTACAAATATTGCGAAGCTATTGCTTGTGCTCAGGCCTTTCtcaattgtttatttttcagtaaattCTAAAAAATGTCTAGTCAGGTTCTGTTGTGGGTTAATATTAAGAGATAATGTCAACTGGCATCTGCTTGATGAGTCAGTCCTATTTTCTGGCAAGTCATTATTTTGAAGAAGTTGGCTGCatgttcataatttaaaataacttattaCAGATAATAAATTAGTTTCTTGAGTAGCTACCAATATTAGCAATTTTACTCAAATAACAGTTTTCCATTTAACTTCTTCAGTGGAACAATTATTTTACTGTTGATTTGTACTGAAAATCATTTCAGTGCTATATAAGGTAATCAGTTTGATTTTTGCTTTAGCTCTCCCAAATATATGCTGGTTGTGCCTCTTATTCTAAATGATcataaaattatattatgtATGAAGTATGCTATATAAGTGTACTTAGCTTTGATTTATTTAGAGTTGTGTCACATGGATAGTAATAGATAACACAAAGTGCCTCTTACATGTCCAACATTAACACTCCGAAGTAGGTCACGCATCCTCTGCAATTAGCTGGTTTAGTGGCTAATGTATGAGAGCTTCAACAAAGTAGCTAATGCTAGCTTGTTGGAATAATCTGCCCACTGTTCATGTTTTAGTGTCATATTCGTCTTACCAACACAGTCCTCTTGTTTATTTTCCGCCTGGCATCGGAGGCAGGCATCTGTTAAAACGTCAATTAAATTCGTTACAGTACCACAATACCTGGCATTCAGgcataaatttaaacaaacacgCTAGCTTCATTAGCGGAGCATCTGCTAGCTGTGTAAAAGTTCATCCGGCTTACCCATCACTTGTACCCGACAAATGGCACAAGTATCGCACTCCACGTCCCAGCTCCACATTGCTACTGCATTCCACTTCTTCAGGGAAAACATCTTGTCACCACCTGACTTTGACCCTGAAGAAGTATTATGTGAGAGGACTAAACCCGGCTCGTCACCGTCGTCCATCTCTGCTGGGGaacaagctaacgttagcttagAAAAGGTAAACAAGATGGACGGCACAGGCTAGCAATAGTAGTAGTGCTAATGCTAATTATGTTAGCAAGCGTGTTGTCTCTATTAAGACGGAGGAGGGAGCTGTTTTTCAGGATTTGGTGACGATAACATAAATACATCACACTTGTCGAAATACACAAAGCAGCACACACAAATGTCTTGGCGTTAAAAGTAATACCACCATCGAGCGAAATGCATTCTTTGTTGAATTGTTGCATTTCCATTATCACGTTTCAGCATGTAGCTAAATCAAGGATTGCTACAATATTTTTGTACCAGTTGACATTTTGAAGTACTATTTTAGAAAATTAATATTACTTTATCAAGAAACCACGAGATACTAGAATTCAactcaatatttttacattttgtaccTCATATTTATCATATGTACCCTCAATTGTttacattcatttgttttaattagccTTTGGCAGCAGTGTGATAAAATAGGCAAATCTCAGCTGGAGGTGCAAAGAAACTCACAGTCACTGTTCCcatttggaagaaaaacaaactaataagaTATTTGTTCAAGTGATGCTTCTAGAACATGATCATTAAAACAAGCAACTTGAGGATATTTTCTGCATGTCCCTTTTAATGATAACCTTCATGCCTTTTCCTAAACACATATTGAGAAACTCTCACTTGTGTAGCACAGTTGGAGTGCATCATCTCTGCTCTTATTATGTCTGTTCTGACTTGTTTAACTGAACTGAACATACAATACAGAACTATCGGGTTTTATGGAGCATTCCTTAAACCTGACTGCTGACTTAAACACCTAAGTTTATAGGTTAATTCAGATGGAAGtgcatttattgtaaaaaaaaatttctctATACACTCTTCACTGAATATACCACcaatttaaactaaacatgcTGAAATCTGTTATATAGTTGAAATAGTAACAttattaaatggtaaatagacttgtacttatatagtgcttttccagtcagcttgaccactcaaagtactttacactacatgtcacattcaccgattctcacacacacaccccaatAGGCACATGGCaccgtggggttaagtgtctttcccaaggacacttcgacatgtagtcagggaaagcctggaatcgatccactgGACTTCTGGAaaacaactgctcttcctcctgagtcAGCCATCAATATCATCAAGATCTTTTATGCCCATTAGACTGAAGTCAACCTCCCTGTAggaaaaccaaacagaaaagtAGTTTTAATGGTGGCTGAAGAGCCAAGAACTCTTCCAAACGGCTATAAACTGAGCTCATATGGCCTACAGGACCAGGGAGCTTGTTTAGTCATATTATCTGCAATATAATACATGTTATGCACCTTTGAAACCTGatccatttaaaacaattttggAAACTTGCAGTTGGGAGACAGCACTAACCAACCAATAAAACACTGGAGACGTTAGGTTAACAGGAGCCAAGCCACTTCAGAAACATAGAAGTTGTACATTATCTACATGTAATTAATGATgctatatacatttttaaatgttaaactatTTGAATCTGAGAGTGTAAATTATTATTGCCAAACACTGATATGAAGGATTGATGAAGTCTATACATTAGCAGAGAGCATCACTGCCATTAGCTGATATGTCTGCATGAACATGTATATTTGCTCTTGCTGATTGTTTAAccattttgtgtttcttttcttgtcaTGCCAGTAACTGGGCCATCATGTGGTGGTTATGTGAAGGGTATGAACTGTTTCTTTGTAGCGATATTCCTGAAatttatgacattatatgcttttttaatttattcattttattgggAATGGTCTATCTTAGTGAAAATGATCTTTTGATGTCAGTCTAGACAAGATATTTCTCCCACCTTGGCTGAGTTATATATTCTCAGACTGCTCTTGTTTGAAATTTGTTTGGTATTATGAGGCAGACAAATATATCATTCATGGATATGATAAAGGTGTACATATGCTACTTTAGAGAAATTCTATCTTAAGAAATATGTGTTAGAATACTTTTGaagaattttttaaatctagaatttaacaatatttataataaaatatgttttttttacaagctACAAATTAATCTCTGTTACTAAAGTAGAGTAATCCAGTCATTCTTGAAGTTAAACCCGCTCTGATGAACGTCTCCTGTGCAAGGAAGATGAGTTCAAGAACAGTATGGGGAATTTATACCTATTAGCTTGTCAACGTTCTCCTCCCCATTATCAGCTGGCCTTTACCAGCATATAAGATGCGGTTGGAATTACAGATACAGTATGCAAGTTTTTTTCAGTGAGGACTGTGATTATAGTCTCATTCACAGGACTTTAAACACAGCCAGTTCGGATCGTCTGGCAGTATTTCCTActgtccctgaatgcagcagagGCCGGAGCAGTACGCACAGCGCAACGTCCGTGGACCTTCAACATTTATAGTTACCCCTCTTACGTAGAGCTCAGGAGAACCAGCGGCTCAGGAGATAGAAGCTAAAACCTGTGGGTTATTTTAGGGAGTGACTTCATCATGACTGCAAGGATTCAGGGTGCAGCGGGGAAAGAACAGAAAGCAGCGCCAAGGAGGCGAACATCAGGTAATTTCACAGGAGCGCAGATAGAGGAGGTGCACTGATGAGACTGAGCTGCATGACAAGGAtgttaaaatgtcttatttCTCTTGTGTtataaagtgattaaaaaaaactttattggtTCACATACTTCTGGATGTAGGCTTTAACATTACTGCATTAAATATTTAGGCGTATAGTCTACATATTATTTACTAAACTCTCATTTAACAGCTTTATTGTTATAGCATGTGGGAGTCAGTAATTATCTCACTAATAAGTGgccaaattatttttaagtagTTTTAACCAAAGTGATAAATTTCTGaaggtttaaaaataatcagttaAAGAGGCAGGTAAAGTCTAATTTCCCTTACTttattctaataataataataataataataataataattattattattattgttattattattgttgttgttgtttgtctaaATCACAACTTCCCCTCCTTTTTAACACACTGTCTTTGTCCTGTGTTatccaaatttatttatatttatcttaTTGATGAGAggctatattttatttgtttttggaaCAATCAAACAGTCCTTATAACAACTATAGCATCCACTGGCATTTTTGGACATCTCCTGTCCTGCATAGGTTGAATGGTTCTATTAAAGTACAGCAGCAGTTAAAAAGCATCATTAGCATCTTATGCTCATCacataagatttaaaaataaaaa encodes:
- the rnf7 gene encoding RING-box protein 2, producing MDDGDEPGLVLSHNTSSGSKSGGDKMFSLKKWNAVAMWSWDVECDTCAICRVQVMDACLRCQAENKQEDCVVVWGECNHSFHNCCMSLWVKQNNRCPLCQQDWVVQRIGK
- the grk7b gene encoding rhodopsin kinase grk7-b; amino-acid sequence: MVDLAGLGNLVANTAYQKDKQSDWKELRLQRVSLTLPEPKKSSAHQEAAEKTYESLCEEQPIGRKLFQQFLLTSNLQCVAAAEFLEELSDWSFAEDGTKEKVKQRILAKFCQPESQTFLSYLTGKDAKMCGALSDNNFDEEKMDQIRDATRNFLKRKPFLEYQKSPFFYRFLQWKEVEKQRITDKYFYEFRTLGRGGFGEVCAVQVKYTGHMYACKKLSKSRLKKKGGERLALLEKQILEKVNSLFIVNLAYAYENKTHLCLVMDLMSGGDLKFHIYELGERGIRMERVVYYTAQIITGILHLHSMDIVYRDMKPENVLLDSKGQCRLSDLGLAVELPKGKMICQRAGTTGYMAPEVLKQEYYRTSVDWWAVGCSIYEMVAARLPFKDFREKVQNSEVTRRTLEDECKFENKLFDAPTKDIIKQFLKKKVIHRLGSRSKSDDPRNHVFFKNINYYRLEAGLVEPPWVPNPNVVYAKDIDEFRDNTEVMDVKLDAKDEKFFKEFSTGAVSIQWQKEIIGSGVFDELNNSEMNKLLSESVWKSKMCIIL